Below is a genomic region from Billgrantia tianxiuensis.
GAGAGCCTGAACCTGGGGCTTCTGGCCTACGACTTCTCGAGCCGCGACCGGGTCGATCAGCCCGACATGGGGGGCCGCGAGGTCAACCTGTACGTCGAGTGGCTGCCTACCGAATGGCTCTATGTCTCGCCGTTGCTGGGCTGGTACGCTCCTGACAGGAGTGCGGCGCAAGGTGGCACACAGCTCGGCGATGACGATACGTCCTTCTATGCCCAACTGCTGGTGGGGGTGTTCTTCTGATGAGCGACGATGCGGCCGGCGAGGTACTGATCGCTGGAGGCGGCCCCGCCGGAGCCGCCCTGGCGATGCTGCTGCATCGCGCCGGTCGTCGGATCACCCTGGTGAGCCGCTGTCGCGACTATCGTGCCATCGAGGGCATTTCCCGGCGTAGCCTCCAGGCCCTGCAGGGCCTGGGGTTGTCTCGGGCCGCCGCCTGCGCGGTGGGACCCTTGCCGCGCCGGGTCACCTGGGCTGGCGAGGCGCGGGCGCCCAACGCCGAGTGGCTGCTGCCCCGGCCCGCTTTCGACGCGGCCCTGCTCGAGGATCTGCGCGCAGCCGGCGTTCCGGTGATCGAGGCCCGAGTGATCGGCCTCGAAAGCGTCGATCGGAAAGTACGATGCAGCCTGGCGGACGGACAGGTGCTGAGCGCCGCCTGGGGGGTGGAAGCCCGTGGCCGAGCGGCGTCGCGGCGTCATTACCGTGACGCCGCTACCTGGTCGAGCCCGGCCTGGATCCTGCGCGGCGAGGCCGCGGAGGCGACACCGGCCAGTGCTGCGCTATCGCTGCCCGACGGTGGCTGGGCCTGGTGGTCGCGCCTGCATGGCCAGCAGTATCTGCAATTGGCGCTGCCGGAGGCGACGCTGCGCCATGCCTGCCGCGACCCCGACGCCTGGCTGGCAGCCCAGCCGGCCCTGGCTGAGCTGTGGGGCGGCTCGCCCGTTCACCACCATTATCGCCGCCCCAGCACGCTGGGGCGTGCCGGCGTGAGGGAGGGGCGGATCTGGCGCCTGGGAGATGCCTCCATGGCCATCGACCCCCTTTCCGGCCAAGGCATCTTCAATGCGCTCTCCTCGGCCCATGGCTTGCTGCCGGTGCTCGACGGCCTGCTGGCCGGCGAGGCGATGGCACCGCTGCAGCGCTTCCACCAGCGTCGCCAGGACGCCCAATACTGGCGTTTCGCCCGCGCCGGGCGCGACTTCTACCGCCAGGCCGCCTGTCAGGTGTCGACGAGCGCCGACCCGGCACCCTATTGGGCGGCGCGCTGCCACTGGCCCGATCACCAGCCGTTGCACCCGCCGGAGCCCTGGGCCCGGGTACGGGTCAAGCGGGGGCTGGCCATCGTCGGTACCCGGCTGGCCGAGCGGGAACTGGTGGTGACCCCCGACCAGCCCCTGGGTATACAGGCGGTGGCGGGTGTGCTGCTGGCGCCTCTGGTCAGGGCCATGCAGGCCGGCGATCTCGGCGAGGCAAAGACACTGCTGAACGCTTCCGGGGCTGCGGCCGCGGCGCTGTGGCAGTGGTGGCAGGATCACCCAGACTGGCCAGCGCTGCCAGCTCCTGCTGTCGATACCGCTACCACCGATTCGCCGGCCGATTCCGCCAGCCAGTAGCCCAGGGCATGGGCCGCGGCGAAGCTGGCTCCGCCCAGGGGCGGGGGGTGCCGAGCGGAGGCGGTCCCGACATCCAGGGTTGCCAGGCGGTGCCTTCCGGCCGCGTCTCTTCGGCAGCCCAGACGCAGGCGTACCAGCGTCCGTCAGGCCCCTGCCTTGGCGGCCCCGGTAGCTGTCCCGCCGCGCCGCTGACCGCGACCACGCTGGGCCAGGCCGCGGGATAGGCTGGCGCGCCGAAGCGTGGGCTGGCAGCGACGATACGGGTGCCGGCGGCCTGCAGGCGTTCCACCGCCGCGCGTAGCCGCGCATCGGCACGCGGCAGGCCCAGGCTACACAGCAGCCAGGCCGGCGGCCGTTCGGCCTGCCATTCGAGAGCCGTCGCCAGGCTGTCGGCGTCACAGGTCAGGCGCTCCTCGAACAGTTTGTAGAGGGCGATTTCCAGCCGCTGGAGCGGCAGATAGTGGCCCAGGGTGGCGAGGATGGCCCGACCATGGCCCAGGCGATCTTCGCAGCCGCCGGGGGCATGGCAGCGGGCGAGCCAGCCCGTGGCGGCGGTGTCCGGCCCGGTGCCGCTGTCGATCAGGCCGAGGGAGAGGGGGCGTGGCCTCAGGGACATGCGGTCGCCTCCCTGGCGATCAGCCTGCCGTCCTGGAGGCGATAGCGGGCATCGAGATTGCTGAAATGGCTCCCCTGATGGCTGATGATTAGCCGGGTGGTATTGCCCAGCAGTTCGTCGAGCCGGGCATCGAAGGCTCGGGCAGCCTCGGCATCCAGGGCCGCGGTGGGTTCATCCAGCAGCACCAGGCGGGGCTTCTTGAGCAGTGCCCGGGCCAGGGCCAGGCGTGCGCGCTGGCCGCCGGACACCGTGCCGCCCAGGTCGCCGAGTTCGGTTGCGAGGCCACGCGGCAGGGCGGCTAGCCAGTCGCCAAGACCCACCTGCAACAGTGCCTCGACCAGCTCGGCATCGCTGGCCTCGGGAGCGAGGGCGCGCAGGGTTTCCGCCAGGCTGCCGCGCAGCAGACTGGGGTGCTGTTCCACCCAGGCCACCTGCTTCAACCAGTGGTGGCGGGATAGCGCGTCCAGAGGCACGCCGTCGACACGGATCTCGCCCGATGCTGGCGTTTCCAGTCCGAGCAGCAGGCGGATCAGGCTGCTCTTGCCGGCGCCCGAGGGGCCTTCAATGAGCACCTTGCGGCCCGGCGCAAGCGTGAGATCGACACCATCCAGCAGCCCATCGGCCTGTCCCGCATGGCGGAAGCGTACCCCTTCGAGGCGAAGCTCGCCGGGGCCTGAGGGATGTTCGCCCCGGTAGGGATCGTTCATGGCCGGCTCGGCGAACAGCTCGGCGAGGCGAGCCGCACTGACCTGGGCCCGCTGCCAGCCGCCGTAGAGGCCAAGCAGACCGCCGATGGGCGCCATCACCATGCCAAGATAGGCCAGTAGGGCTACCAGCTCGCCGAGCTGCAGGCGCCCCTGGATCACCAGATAGCCGCCCAGCAGGAGCAGGCCGGCCCGGGCCAGGGAGAGGATCAGCTGGGGGCCCGTGTCGCTGAGGAAACCCACCCAGCGCACCGCCAGCAGGCGGCGTAGCTGCTCGTGGCCGAGTCCCTGGAGGCGGTTGAGCCGCGAGGCCTCCAGCGCTTGGCCCTGGAACCAGGGGCCAAGGGCCAGGGTGTCCTGCCAGAAGCCGGAGATCTCGCCGCTCTGTTCGCGCAGGGCCCGCTGACGGCAGGTCAGCGCCGGGCGCCAGGCGCGCAGCCACAGCCACTGAAGCGGCACCAGCAGCGCCACCAACACCATCAGCATGGGGCTGTAAAAGCCGATCATGGCCAGGGCGCCCACCAGCCCGAGCAGGTTGGAGAGGCCGCTGAGCAGGCCGTCCAGGGCGAAGCCCTGGAGAATCGACAGGTCGCCGTCGAGGCGGCTCATCAGGTCGCCCCGCCCCCGGGCCTGCCAGCGGGCGGGGGCCAGACGCAGCAGGTGACGTAACAGCGAGCGGCGCAGCGCCAGCAGCAGCCGGGCGGAGAGCGCCACATGCTGCAGGCGAGTCAGCCCCTGCAGGCCCAGCGCGGCGAGTCCCACCGCCACCAGGGCGCCGACATAGGCGAGCACCGTGGAGAAGTCGCCCTGCATCAGTCCGCGGTCGATCAGCCGCTGCGTGAGTAGCGGCGGCAGCAGTGCCAGCAGGGTCGCCACCAGGCTCAGCGCCAGCAGTCGGGCGAGCGCCACACGCCGCGCCTTGAGCGGGCGGTAGAGCCAGTTCCAGGGCAGCGCTCCTGTCTCCCGGGTGGGTTCGGACTCGCGCATCGACAGTTCTCCAGCACAGAGGGGCCGGTCGCTTTCGCAAGCGCCGGCCAAGAGGGCTACGCCACAAGGCTAAAGGTGCTGCGCCTAGAAGCGCGCCACCTTCAACGTGGCAGTGCTCATGTCGCCGGGCAGGCGAATCCGTCCCAGGTCGTTGAAGTCGTCATCGTAGATGGCGATATCGCTGGAGGCGCCGCCCACGTAGATGCGCGAGCCGTCGTAGGACGTATTGATGACATAGTAGGTGTGGTCGAGGTCGATCACCCGTACGATCTCCCGCGTTCTGGCGTCCAGCTTGCTGAGCTGGGTGTAGACGCCGTAGAAGACGTCACGCTCGCGGGGGTCGGAGACCATCGAGAAGATGATGAACTCGAAGGGCGCGATCTCCTTGTTTTCGGTCTCGCCGGTGGTCAGATCGATCCGGCTGATGCCCCAGTGCCAGGCCTCGTTCTCCTCGCCGGGATGCTCCGCTACCGTGTAAGGGCGCACGAACTCGTCCGTGACCTCGCCGATGGACCACATCGCCAGGGAGTCGGGTGGGCTGAAGCCGGGGCGATCCCAGTTGCGGTTGGCGATGGCCACCTCGGTGTCGCCGTTCTCTGGGTCGACCCGGTAGATATCGGCTCCGGCGAGGTAGAGATAGCCATCCGCGGCGGCACCCATGGTGGTGACCTGGCGCGGAGCGGGGAAGGTGGCCAGGGGCTTGGCATCGAGGCCCGCCGAGGTGTCATACACCGCCAGCTGCGGCTCCAGCACCTCGTAGCGGTCGCGTTGCAGGCGTACCCGGTCCTGCACCGTGTAGAGACGGCTGCCGTCGGGGCTCACCGCCAGCGAGGCGAGCGCCTTGGCGCGCACGTCGCCCTCGGACTGACGGGCGCGGAACACCTCCTCGCAGTTGGTGAGGTCGATGCCCACCACGTCCTCCCAGCGGTTGTGCAGCACATAGGCGATACGCTCGTCGGGGGAGAGCTGCAGGGTGCCGGAGCCGAAGGCGCCCGCCACGTCGCAGCTGCGCACCACCTCCCGGGCCTCGGGTCGATCACATGCAGCTGGTTGGGGCGGGCCATGGTCACCAGGTACTCGCGCGCCTCTTCGGCTTCGGCAGCCGCCACCATCAAGGGCTGAACGGCGAGGGCCAGCAGGCCCGCCAGGGGCAGGTGGAGTCGCTTCATCACGGAGCTTGTCATCACTTGTCGCCTCCCGGGTAGACGCTGTCGAGCTTGCGCCAGTCATCCTCGGCGCGGTCGGCTCCATCCCCCAGTGGGGTAGGTGTTCATGGTGTCGGGTACCTGGGCGGGCCACCAGCAGGGGTCGGCGCAGCCGTAGAGGTCCGCCTCCATGGGCTGGCACAGCGAGGCTACGCCGCCGAAGGGATCCACCTCCCAGCCGGGGTCGAAGCTCGAGGTGCAGCCGGCGATGGTCTGCATGGCCTGAACCTCCTCCAGTGCCTCGGGGGTGGCGGCCCGCTCCATCTCCCGGGCCTTGCGGTTGAGAGGGGTGAGCCCCAGCTCGCTGAAGCCTTTGTTGTTGTGTGTCATGCGGTTTGCCTCCCGGCCAGGGGGCCGTCGAGAAAGTCGGGGTTGTGACGCAGAATGCGGGCGTAGGCGCCGATGCCGAAGTCGACCCACTCGCGCATCAAGTCGCAATAGTGGTAGGTCGGCGTCATGGGATCGCCGAAGCGGGCGTAGCTCTCGTGGTAGCAGCCGCCGGAGCAGAGGTTGCGGATGCGGCAATTGCTGCAGCCGCGCTCGCTGCGATCGCTCCTGGCCTCGATGAACTGCTTGAGGCCGGCGTGATCGAGCCCCTCGCGGACGCTGCCGAAGGTCGGCAGTTCGGAACCGGTGAAGCGGTGGCAGAGGTGCACGTCACCGCCATGGTCCACCGCCACCAGCCCGAGCCCGGCACCGCAGGGCACGGCCTTGCTGCGCCCCTCCCAGATGTCGGTGAGCAGCTGGTTGAAGTTGCCGAAGCCAATGTCGCGACCCTCGATGGCGGCCTCGACCGCACGCTTGCCGAGTTCGAGCATGCCGTCGAAGACGACACGCAGCTCTTCGCCCGTCAGGTTGTAGGCGGCCATGTCACCCGAGGTGACCGGGGCGAAGCCCGCCTCGGCGAAGCCCAGCTCATTGACCAGGTGGTGGTGGATGCCGATCACGTCGGTGGTGCCGTGGGTCAGGGTGACCCGGGCGCCCACCGGTCGCGAGCGATAGTTGGCCAGCAGCGGCGCGATGCGCCGGGCCACCAGGTCGTAGGTGCCCTGGCCGTTGACGGCGATGCGGTTCTTGTCATGGATTGCCTTGGGGCCGTCCATGCTTACCGTCAGGCCGAAGCGGTGGGCATCGAAGAAGGCGATCTTCTCCTCGCTGAGCAGGGTGGCGTTGGTGGTCAGGGTGAAGTCCACCGCCTTGCCGAGCCCGTGGATGCGCTGCTCGGCCCAGGCCACCACCGCGCGGATCAGTGGCATATTGCTGAGCGGCTCGCCGCCGAAGAAGACGACGTTGTAGCGCTCCCGCTGCGGGGCTTCGCGCAGCATCATCTCGATGGCCGCCTGGGCGGTGGCCAGGTCCATCTTCTTGCCATCGCGGGGGTTGTCCAGGTCTTCCTTGTAGCAGTAGCTGCAGCTCAGGTTGCAGCCGGTGTTGACGTTGAGCACCACGGTGGAGAGCGGGAACTGCTCCACCCGGACGCTGGGATTGTAGGCCTGGACGACGCCGTCGGTGACCAGCTTCAGCGTCTTGAGCTGCTCCAGGCGTGCCTGCAGGTCGGCGAGGCTCACCTCCTGGACCAACTGGCCCGGCAAGGCGTGCGGATCCAACCCCTCCTGGCGGCTGGCCAGGGCCAGCAGCGTCTCGCTGAGAGGGTCCGGGGCGAACAGGCTGGTGGTGGGCACGTGGAACCACAGCGGCTGGCCTTCCACCTCCACCCGATGCAGGTTCTGCGGGATCGCTTGCAAGATTCCCATGGTGATCTCCTGGTCCGGTGTTAGCGAAGCGGCGGATTGTTCCAGCGCTGCACGGTGACGAT
It encodes:
- the qhpG gene encoding flavin-dependent monooxygenase QhpG; protein product: MSDDAAGEVLIAGGGPAGAALAMLLHRAGRRITLVSRCRDYRAIEGISRRSLQALQGLGLSRAAACAVGPLPRRVTWAGEARAPNAEWLLPRPAFDAALLEDLRAAGVPVIEARVIGLESVDRKVRCSLADGQVLSAAWGVEARGRAASRRHYRDAATWSSPAWILRGEAAEATPASAALSLPDGGWAWWSRLHGQQYLQLALPEATLRHACRDPDAWLAAQPALAELWGGSPVHHHYRRPSTLGRAGVREGRIWRLGDASMAIDPLSGQGIFNALSSAHGLLPVLDGLLAGEAMAPLQRFHQRRQDAQYWRFARAGRDFYRQAACQVSTSADPAPYWAARCHWPDHQPLHPPEPWARVRVKRGLAIVGTRLAERELVVTPDQPLGIQAVAGVLLAPLVRAMQAGDLGEAKTLLNASGAAAAALWQWWQDHPDWPALPAPAVDTATTDSPADSASQ
- a CDS encoding ABC transporter ATP-binding protein, with product MRESEPTRETGALPWNWLYRPLKARRVALARLLALSLVATLLALLPPLLTQRLIDRGLMQGDFSTVLAYVGALVAVGLAALGLQGLTRLQHVALSARLLLALRRSLLRHLLRLAPARWQARGRGDLMSRLDGDLSILQGFALDGLLSGLSNLLGLVGALAMIGFYSPMLMVLVALLVPLQWLWLRAWRPALTCRQRALREQSGEISGFWQDTLALGPWFQGQALEASRLNRLQGLGHEQLRRLLAVRWVGFLSDTGPQLILSLARAGLLLLGGYLVIQGRLQLGELVALLAYLGMVMAPIGGLLGLYGGWQRAQVSAARLAELFAEPAMNDPYRGEHPSGPGELRLEGVRFRHAGQADGLLDGVDLTLAPGRKVLIEGPSGAGKSSLIRLLLGLETPASGEIRVDGVPLDALSRHHWLKQVAWVEQHPSLLRGSLAETLRALAPEASDAELVEALLQVGLGDWLAALPRGLATELGDLGGTVSGGQRARLALARALLKKPRLVLLDEPTAALDAEAARAFDARLDELLGNTTRLIISHQGSHFSNLDARYRLQDGRLIAREATACP
- the peaD gene encoding quinohemoprotein amine dehydrogenase subunit beta, whose translation is MVRSCDVAGAFGSGTLQLSPDERIAYVLHNRWEDVVGIDLTNCEEVFRARQSEGDVRAKALASLAVSPDGSRLYTVQDRVRLQRDRYEVLEPQLAVYDTSAGLDAKPLATFPAPRQVTTMGAAADGYLYLAGADIYRVDPENGDTEVAIANRNWDRPGFSPPDSLAMWSIGEVTDEFVRPYTVAEHPGEENEAWHWGISRIDLTTGETENKEIAPFEFIIFSMVSDPRERDVFYGVYTQLSKLDARTREIVRVIDLDHTYYVINTSYDGSRIYVGGASSDIAIYDDDFNDLGRIRLPGDMSTATLKVARF
- the qhpC gene encoding quinohemoprotein amine dehydrogenase subunit gamma, yielding MTHNNKGFSELGLTPLNRKAREMERAATPEALEEVQAMQTIAGCTSSFDPGWEVDPFGGVASLCQPMEADLYGCADPCWWPAQVPDTMNTYPTGGWSRPRRG
- the peaB gene encoding quinohemoprotein amine dehydrogenase maturation protein; translation: MGILQAIPQNLHRVEVEGQPLWFHVPTTSLFAPDPLSETLLALASRQEGLDPHALPGQLVQEVSLADLQARLEQLKTLKLVTDGVVQAYNPSVRVEQFPLSTVVLNVNTGCNLSCSYCYKEDLDNPRDGKKMDLATAQAAIEMMLREAPQRERYNVVFFGGEPLSNMPLIRAVVAWAEQRIHGLGKAVDFTLTTNATLLSEEKIAFFDAHRFGLTVSMDGPKAIHDKNRIAVNGQGTYDLVARRIAPLLANYRSRPVGARVTLTHGTTDVIGIHHHLVNELGFAEAGFAPVTSGDMAAYNLTGEELRVVFDGMLELGKRAVEAAIEGRDIGFGNFNQLLTDIWEGRSKAVPCGAGLGLVAVDHGGDVHLCHRFTGSELPTFGSVREGLDHAGLKQFIEARSDRSERGCSNCRIRNLCSGGCYHESYARFGDPMTPTYHYCDLMREWVDFGIGAYARILRHNPDFLDGPLAGRQTA